The following coding sequences are from one Candidatus Methanoperedens sp. window:
- a CDS encoding S8 family serine peptidase, with protein sequence MSLSFLSNKNKLPQKGRAILKVTLHSCAIIIILSGIALAADRDVIIGYQKPVGVSEEEQVQSHGGKVKKDFHLVNAVSARIPEDKIEEMKKDSRIKYIVNDTIFRTTDEYSSSWGVQYIGSEPVHSQNVNGTGVKIAVFDTGIDYNHPDLAGNYKGGYDFVNNDPDPWDDNCLSFYRTCHGTHVSGTIAAEHNGIGVVGAAPEASIYAVKVLDGGGFGTASSIISGIEWAKDNGMNIISMSLGSPENNTALLDAINSAYDSGILLVAAAGNTGGGPVLYPAAYDSVIAVTAIDQNGQRASFSPIDQKIEVAAPGVKINSTVCIIADTTHCLQEGYGLLSGTSMAAPHVTGVAALIFSTNFADVNGDGKRDNKDVRQIIDSTAFDAGIPGKDDTYGYGIVDASKALLGTSASANADLSITENEAVSNIIAGDGKTYTYTITVNNNGPSDASGVQVYDTWPDGFIRGTVAPSQGTCDTAINFTCDLGTMPRDGTANINVSYTVPNTTIGNYTNRVEVKSTSADNDASNNIAEDKNMVEVILNLVVKSDSSSKNAKQVSLLNGDYSITITNSKLSKIDVNVYENGVLRKDLSSKYKLKKSQVVNFNMNIESPELDIEFIPYQDRGRGSTGIIRIGRSS encoded by the coding sequence ATGTCTTTATCCTTTCTTTCAAATAAAAATAAACTGCCACAAAAAGGTAGAGCGATTCTGAAGGTTACTCTACATTCCTGTGCTATTATCATTATTTTGAGTGGAATAGCACTTGCCGCAGATCGTGACGTTATAATTGGTTATCAAAAGCCTGTTGGAGTTTCAGAAGAGGAACAGGTCCAAAGTCATGGCGGTAAGGTGAAAAAAGATTTTCATCTGGTAAATGCAGTTTCGGCAAGAATACCTGAAGACAAAATCGAAGAGATGAAAAAAGATTCCAGAATCAAATATATAGTGAACGACACTATCTTCAGGACAACAGATGAATATTCCAGTTCATGGGGGGTCCAGTATATCGGTAGTGAGCCCGTACATAGCCAAAATGTCAATGGAACTGGAGTAAAAATAGCTGTGTTCGATACAGGAATTGATTATAACCATCCAGACCTGGCAGGAAATTATAAAGGTGGATACGATTTTGTAAACAACGATCCTGATCCATGGGATGACAATTGTCTATCATTCTATAGGACTTGTCACGGAACGCATGTTTCTGGTACTATTGCTGCAGAACATAATGGTATTGGAGTTGTAGGAGCAGCACCGGAGGCAAGCATATATGCAGTCAAAGTACTGGACGGAGGCGGTTTTGGTACTGCCAGTTCAATCATTTCTGGCATAGAATGGGCGAAAGACAATGGAATGAATATCATTTCCATGAGCCTTGGAAGTCCTGAAAATAATACTGCTCTACTCGATGCGATTAATTCCGCATATGATTCTGGCATATTATTAGTGGCAGCGGCAGGAAATACTGGAGGAGGCCCTGTTTTATACCCTGCGGCATATGATTCTGTTATTGCTGTGACGGCTATAGATCAGAATGGTCAAAGAGCAAGTTTCTCTCCAATAGATCAGAAGATCGAAGTTGCGGCGCCCGGGGTAAAAATAAATTCTACGGTATGTATTATTGCTGACACAACTCATTGTCTACAAGAAGGATATGGCCTTTTGAGCGGAACGTCTATGGCGGCTCCACATGTGACAGGTGTGGCGGCTCTGATATTTTCAACAAATTTTGCTGATGTCAATGGAGATGGAAAAAGAGACAATAAAGATGTCAGGCAGATAATTGATAGTACAGCGTTTGATGCAGGAATTCCGGGTAAGGATGATACCTATGGATATGGCATAGTAGATGCATCTAAAGCTCTTCTTGGAACATCGGCATCTGCTAATGCTGACCTATCGATAACTGAAAACGAAGCCGTATCCAATATCATTGCAGGAGACGGGAAGACCTATACTTATACTATTACTGTAAATAACAATGGTCCTTCGGACGCCTCAGGTGTACAGGTATATGATACATGGCCCGACGGATTTATCCGGGGTACTGTTGCACCATCTCAGGGAACTTGTGATACAGCGATTAACTTTACCTGCGATCTGGGAACTATGCCAAGAGATGGCACGGCAAATATCAATGTCAGTTATACAGTACCAAATACAACCATAGGAAACTACACAAATAGAGTTGAAGTAAAATCGACCAGTGCTGACAATGATGCGAGCAACAATATAGCTGAAGATAAAAATATGGTTGAAGTCATATTAAATCTCGTCGTTAAGTCAGATTCGTCAAGTAAAAATGCGAAGCAAGTTTCTCTTTTAAATGGAGACTATTCAATAACCATAACAAATAGCAAACTATCAAAAATTGATGTGAATGTCTATGAAAATGGTGTCCTTAGAAAGGATCTATCCTCCAAATATAAACTCAAAAAATCACAGGTCGTAAATTTCAATATGAATATTGAATCACCTGAGCTCGATATTGAATTTATACCATATCAAGATAGAGGTAGAGGTTCGACAGGAATTATAAGAATTGGGAGGTCATCATGA